A section of the Paenibacillus aurantius genome encodes:
- the fni gene encoding type 2 isopentenyl-diphosphate Delta-isomerase — MGTERRKNEHIGICLNETVEGTGITTGLEEYRFLHNALPELDFAAVSLEAEFLGRKLKAPLLVSSMTGGTTEGGAINRRLAEAAERHGWAMGLGSVRAAIENPAAAETFRVRDAAPSIPLLANLGAVQLNYGVSVEDCRRVIERVDADGLILHLNSLQEVFQPEGDVNFAGLLPKIERLARELSVPVGVKEVGWGIDGGTARRLFDAGVSFVDVAGAGGTSWSQVEKHRSRDDVLRAAADAFAGWGTPTAECLRRVCEAAPDGTVVASGGLATGVDAAKALALGASLAGFGRSLLAPAVDSAERLDALFARITLELRAAMFGIGARDVTALRATDRLVRI, encoded by the coding sequence GTGGGGACGGAGCGACGCAAGAACGAGCACATCGGCATCTGCCTGAACGAGACGGTGGAAGGAACGGGGATTACGACAGGGCTGGAGGAGTACCGGTTTCTTCACAACGCCCTTCCTGAGCTGGACTTCGCCGCGGTTTCCCTCGAAGCGGAGTTCCTCGGTCGGAAGCTAAAAGCCCCGCTGCTCGTCAGCTCCATGACCGGCGGCACGACAGAGGGCGGAGCGATCAACCGGAGGCTTGCCGAGGCAGCCGAGCGGCATGGCTGGGCGATGGGGCTCGGCTCCGTACGGGCGGCGATCGAGAATCCGGCCGCAGCGGAGACGTTCCGGGTGCGTGATGCCGCGCCGTCGATTCCGCTGCTCGCGAACCTTGGCGCGGTTCAGCTGAATTACGGCGTATCGGTGGAGGACTGCCGCCGCGTGATCGAACGGGTGGACGCCGACGGCCTGATTCTCCACCTGAACAGCCTTCAGGAGGTGTTTCAGCCGGAAGGCGACGTCAACTTTGCGGGGCTGCTGCCGAAGATCGAACGGCTGGCCCGGGAGCTCAGCGTGCCGGTCGGCGTGAAGGAGGTCGGCTGGGGCATCGACGGCGGCACCGCCCGGCGGCTGTTCGACGCCGGGGTGAGCTTCGTCGACGTCGCGGGAGCTGGCGGCACTTCGTGGAGCCAGGTGGAGAAGCACCGCTCCCGCGACGACGTCCTCCGGGCGGCGGCCGATGCCTTCGCCGGCTGGGGCACGCCGACGGCCGAATGCCTGCGCCGCGTGTGCGAGGCCGCGCCGGACGGCACCGTCGTCGCGAGCGGCGGGCTCGCCACCGGCGTCGACGCCGCCAAGGCGCTGGCGCTGGGCGCCAGCCTGGCCGGCTTCGGCCGGTCGCTGCTTGCGCCCGCGGTCGACTCCGCCGAACGGCTCGATGCGTTGTTCGCGCGCATCACGCTCGAGCTGCGGGCAGCGATGTTCGGCATCGGCGCCCGGGACGTGACGGCGCTTCGAGCGACAGACCGGCTCGTGCGCATTTAG
- a CDS encoding AraC family transcriptional regulator gives MKESNQAFIHSYLSNTQVNLEVVAHTKVSESWKDTNNISPYNRFYFIRQGRGRIEIGGKVYCPVPGQLVLIPAGTVYSYGTEPADTYLKYWCHFTAEIGDVSLFDLLVLPSVIDVRDEAYLEGCFRRLMDLTESGEFTSALRSKAVLLDIICLYIEHTSVDTIRTGGSSMEKINRVLQYIDSHLAESVTVEELAKLVHFHPNYFIRFFKTMLGSPPILYITKRRMEKAKTLLVTTDKSISEIAEEVGLQLHYFSRAFRGHSGFSPTEYRQQRLED, from the coding sequence ATGAAGGAATCCAACCAAGCATTTATTCACAGCTACTTGTCCAACACCCAGGTCAATCTGGAGGTGGTGGCCCATACCAAAGTATCCGAGAGCTGGAAGGACACGAACAACATATCCCCTTACAACCGGTTTTACTTCATCCGGCAAGGCAGGGGACGAATCGAAATCGGCGGAAAGGTCTATTGCCCGGTCCCGGGCCAGTTGGTCCTCATTCCGGCGGGTACCGTTTATTCGTACGGAACGGAGCCTGCCGACACCTACCTGAAATACTGGTGCCATTTTACGGCCGAGATCGGCGATGTGAGCCTGTTCGATCTACTCGTTCTGCCTTCCGTCATCGACGTCCGGGACGAGGCTTATCTGGAGGGATGCTTCCGCCGGCTGATGGACCTGACCGAAAGCGGGGAGTTTACCTCGGCCCTCCGAAGCAAAGCCGTCCTGCTGGACATCATCTGCCTCTATATCGAGCATACATCCGTCGACACCATCCGAACCGGCGGCTCCTCCATGGAGAAGATCAACCGGGTGCTGCAGTACATCGATAGCCACCTGGCCGAAAGCGTAACCGTCGAGGAGCTGGCCAAGCTCGTGCATTTTCATCCGAATTATTTCATCCGCTTCTTCAAAACGATGCTGGGCTCCCCGCCCATCCTCTACATCACCAAACGGCGGATGGAAAAGGCCAAAACCCTCCTCGTCACGACTGACAAAAGCATTTCGGAGATTGCCGAGGAAGTGGGCCTTCAGCTTCATTATTTCTCCCGCGCCTTTCGCGGGCATTCCGGCTTCTCCCCGACCGAATACCGGCAGCAGCGGCTGGAGGACTAG
- a CDS encoding glycosyltransferase — translation MTALLWITAGLLAAQLLFVWWNLTQLPSLGNGQCSSDGERPDTAEGGYSAGKGSPRDAPFLSVLIPARNEEGNIGDCLRSVLSQSGVPLEVLVLDDGSTDGTAEAVREAAKGDPRLRLLHGLPKPDGWVGKCFACHQLSLEAKGDWWLFLDADARLRPGALERAMGTAEGQGSGLITGFPRQEVGSWLERLVVPLMIFTVACHLPVRLVRTSPDPRFTAAHGAFLLIEAESYRAAGGHTACRNELVDDMSLARAVKRAGRPVLLADVTGEVSMRMYQDAQGVWNGYKKNIYAGVGRSRLLLAGILLLYGGMYLFPPAAALFAWASGGDGLVPALIGWGLGTAVKLSVDLRNGQPFWLSFLLPASIVCLTGIALASWKAGAGGQGYVWKGRRYS, via the coding sequence ATGACAGCCCTGCTCTGGATAACCGCCGGCCTGCTGGCCGCCCAGCTGCTGTTCGTCTGGTGGAACCTGACGCAGCTTCCGAGCCTTGGAAACGGCCAGTGCTCCTCCGACGGGGAGAGGCCGGACACGGCTGAAGGAGGCTACTCGGCGGGAAAAGGTTCGCCGAGGGATGCTCCCTTCCTGTCGGTGCTGATCCCGGCCCGGAATGAAGAGGGCAATATCGGGGACTGCCTCCGGTCCGTGCTCTCGCAGAGCGGCGTCCCTCTGGAGGTGCTCGTGCTGGACGACGGCTCGACCGACGGCACGGCGGAAGCGGTCCGGGAGGCGGCGAAGGGCGATCCGCGCCTGCGGCTGCTGCATGGGCTGCCGAAGCCGGACGGCTGGGTCGGGAAATGCTTCGCCTGCCACCAGCTTTCGCTCGAGGCGAAGGGAGACTGGTGGCTCTTCCTGGACGCGGACGCCAGGCTGAGACCGGGCGCACTGGAGCGGGCAATGGGGACAGCCGAGGGTCAGGGAAGCGGCCTCATTACCGGCTTCCCCCGCCAGGAGGTCGGCTCCTGGCTGGAAAGGCTGGTGGTGCCGCTCATGATCTTCACGGTGGCGTGCCACCTCCCCGTCCGCTTGGTGCGCACGTCCCCCGATCCCCGCTTCACCGCCGCCCACGGAGCGTTCCTCCTCATCGAAGCGGAGAGCTACCGGGCGGCAGGTGGCCATACCGCCTGCCGGAATGAGCTCGTCGATGACATGAGCCTCGCGCGCGCAGTCAAGCGGGCGGGGCGGCCGGTTCTGCTTGCCGACGTTACCGGTGAGGTCTCCATGCGCATGTACCAGGATGCGCAGGGCGTATGGAACGGCTACAAGAAGAATATTTACGCCGGCGTAGGCCGGAGCCGTCTTCTGTTGGCGGGAATTCTTCTCCTGTACGGAGGGATGTACCTCTTTCCTCCGGCTGCGGCTCTCTTTGCCTGGGCAAGCGGAGGAGACGGGCTTGTTCCCGCCCTGATCGGCTGGGGGCTCGGGACGGCCGTCAAGCTTTCGGTCGACTTGCGGAACGGACAGCCGTTCTGGCTTTCCTTCCTGCTTCCGGCCAGCATCGTCTGCCTGACCGGTATTGCGCTTGCTTCCTGGAAGGCCGGAGCGGGAGGCCAAGGGTACGTATGGAAAGGGAGGCGGTATTCATGA
- a CDS encoding phytoene desaturase family protein, which translates to MKKVIVIGAGLGGLSCAIRLAHAGYRVTVVEAQETAGGKLQRVRMGEYSFDRGPSTITMPHLFERVFTSVGRRMEDYLTLRRLEPAARNIFPDGSRVDLTEDREAMQEQIARYSPEDALRYPAFMKEAEALYREAEKHFLSRMLLTWKDKLSPRLAAGFLRIRPLTTLQERLEKHFRHPYTLGLFGRYATYVGSSPYRAPAIFAMLAHVEASLGIYAVQGGTYAIPEAFVRLARELGVDIRTGGKVKLILVRGGRAAGVELQERTEPQGGPGESADAGYGARTTPQGERLEADLVVANGDVLTVCRELLDEEDRPAMPDKRIDRYEPSLSGFVILAGVRNRYEELLHHTVFFPEDYGSEFGEIFDSRTAPQSPAIYLCHSGHSEPGLAPEGGSNLFILVNAPYTSKAWDWEEHGERYRDFILRRLAEYGLKGIDRPDVSAVYTPEQLKRDTGAYRGAIYGISSNSARQTFFRPTNRAANIPGLWFTGGTTHPGGGTPMVTLSGQLVAERILEEDRGRAAAFRQARL; encoded by the coding sequence ATGAAGAAGGTCATCGTCATCGGCGCCGGACTCGGCGGGCTGTCGTGTGCGATCCGGCTCGCCCACGCGGGGTACCGGGTCACGGTAGTGGAGGCGCAGGAGACGGCTGGCGGCAAGCTCCAGCGGGTCCGGATGGGAGAGTATTCGTTCGACCGGGGCCCGAGCACGATCACCATGCCGCATCTCTTTGAACGGGTGTTCACCTCGGTCGGCCGAAGAATGGAGGATTATTTGACCCTCCGCCGGCTGGAGCCTGCCGCCCGCAATATCTTTCCGGACGGCAGCCGGGTGGACCTGACGGAGGACCGGGAGGCCATGCAGGAGCAGATCGCCCGCTACAGCCCCGAGGATGCGCTACGCTACCCGGCCTTCATGAAGGAGGCGGAGGCTTTGTACCGGGAGGCGGAAAAGCATTTTCTGAGCCGGATGCTTCTGACCTGGAAGGATAAGCTGAGTCCCCGCCTGGCGGCCGGTTTCCTGAGAATCCGGCCGCTCACGACGCTGCAGGAGAGATTAGAGAAACACTTCCGTCATCCCTACACGCTCGGCTTGTTTGGCCGGTACGCGACATACGTAGGGTCGTCCCCCTACCGCGCACCGGCCATCTTCGCGATGCTGGCCCATGTGGAGGCCTCTCTCGGCATCTACGCTGTACAAGGCGGAACGTATGCGATTCCGGAAGCGTTCGTCAGGCTGGCCCGGGAGCTTGGCGTGGACATCCGAACCGGGGGTAAGGTCAAGCTGATTCTTGTCCGCGGTGGAAGGGCAGCCGGCGTGGAGCTGCAGGAGAGGACGGAGCCGCAGGGGGGACCCGGCGAATCGGCGGATGCAGGGTACGGCGCCCGGACGACGCCGCAAGGAGAGCGGCTCGAGGCCGATCTCGTCGTGGCGAACGGGGATGTGCTGACCGTCTGCCGCGAGCTCTTGGACGAAGAGGACCGGCCGGCCATGCCCGACAAGCGGATCGACCGCTACGAGCCCTCCTTGTCCGGCTTTGTTATACTGGCCGGAGTACGGAACCGGTATGAGGAGCTGCTTCATCATACGGTTTTCTTCCCGGAAGACTACGGCTCGGAATTCGGCGAGATTTTTGACAGCCGGACGGCTCCCCAAAGCCCCGCCATCTACTTGTGCCACAGTGGACATAGCGAGCCGGGACTCGCCCCGGAAGGAGGGAGCAATCTTTTTATTCTCGTGAACGCTCCCTATACCTCGAAAGCCTGGGATTGGGAGGAGCACGGGGAACGGTACCGCGATTTCATCCTCCGCCGGCTTGCGGAGTACGGGTTGAAAGGGATCGACCGGCCGGACGTGTCTGCCGTCTACACCCCCGAGCAGCTGAAGCGCGACACCGGTGCCTACCGCGGGGCGATCTATGGCATCTCCTCGAATTCCGCCCGCCAAACGTTCTTCCGGCCCACCAACCGGGCGGCGAATATTCCCGGTCTCTGGTTCACCGGAGGCACCACGCATCCCGGCGGCGGAACGCCCATGGTGACCCTGTCCGGGCAGCTGGTGGCCGAGCGCATTTTGGAGGAAGACAGGGGGCGGGCTGCGGCCTTTCGTCAAGCGCGGTTGTGA
- a CDS encoding phytoene/squalene synthase family protein, with product MEIGTCLAACEAMIRKGSATFYNAFRSLPSPRREAVYVIYAFCRLIDDAVDEPESSPFTLEELEGKFIRLDTAEGHFIWPSLRWLFARFPLTPTPFLRQMEGQRRDLVLTRYDTMEQLEEYCYLVAGTVGEMLLPVLHGHPDERIVESGISLGKAMQIVNIVRDVGEDRGRGRRYLPLDLLARHGCPPEDIENGVVTPAFISAVRELDGLARRWFAAGLRDLEAYPPESAFSVELAALFYQAILDEVEGNGYEVFRKRAYVGSLRKLAIYREVSSRRSERASAEAAAVPG from the coding sequence ATGGAAATCGGAACCTGCCTGGCAGCCTGCGAAGCCATGATCCGCAAAGGATCGGCAACCTTTTACAACGCTTTTCGTTCCCTCCCGAGTCCCCGCCGGGAAGCGGTGTACGTCATCTATGCCTTCTGCCGGCTGATCGACGACGCGGTGGATGAGCCGGAAAGCTCTCCCTTTACCCTGGAGGAGCTGGAGGGCAAGTTTATCCGGCTGGATACGGCCGAAGGGCACTTCATTTGGCCGTCGCTTCGTTGGCTGTTTGCCAGGTTTCCTTTGACCCCAACCCCTTTCCTCCGGCAAATGGAAGGACAGCGGAGGGATCTCGTTCTGACCCGGTACGACACGATGGAGCAGCTGGAGGAATACTGCTACCTTGTGGCCGGAACGGTCGGGGAGATGCTTCTTCCCGTCCTGCACGGGCATCCGGACGAGCGCATTGTGGAATCGGGCATCTCGCTTGGCAAAGCAATGCAGATCGTCAATATCGTCCGGGACGTAGGCGAGGACCGGGGTCGGGGCAGGAGGTATCTTCCCCTCGACCTGCTTGCGCGTCATGGCTGCCCGCCGGAAGATATCGAGAATGGTGTGGTTACGCCGGCCTTCATCTCCGCGGTTCGCGAGCTCGATGGCTTGGCCCGCCGCTGGTTTGCAGCCGGGCTTCGGGACTTGGAGGCTTATCCGCCGGAGAGCGCTTTCTCGGTTGAGCTTGCGGCACTCTTCTACCAGGCGATCCTGGATGAGGTCGAAGGAAACGGGTATGAGGTGTTTCGCAAGCGGGCCTACGTCGGCAGCCTCCGCAAGCTCGCCATCTACCGGGAGGTGAGCAGCCGCCGGAGCGAAAGGGCGTCCGCCGAAGCAGCGGCGGTGCCCGGATGA
- a CDS encoding lysophospholipid acyltransferase family protein, with protein sequence MIEAAKSLWFERLFDRYNRHYLLPRHFHSVSLSGDPDTGSRGPLVYMANHCSWWDGLLVHYAVRRASRGDHYVMMEEKQLERYPFFRKIGAFSINRTSPRSIRDSLRYAETRIRHGGSIWLFPQGEIRHLEERPLAFQGGIGSLLERVPEAAAVPVTLYYSLAGHQKADASLLFGTPVKEDWRRLGRRAAAEELRRLLQSQLDGHRELALRAVAAEDGGMPCGFRPLMKPGVSTSDAFDSFKKRVGL encoded by the coding sequence ATGATCGAAGCCGCCAAAAGCCTCTGGTTCGAGCGTCTGTTTGACCGCTACAACCGGCATTATTTGCTGCCCCGACACTTTCATTCCGTAAGTCTGTCGGGGGATCCGGACACCGGCTCTCGAGGCCCCCTTGTCTATATGGCCAACCACTGCTCCTGGTGGGATGGCCTTCTTGTCCATTATGCCGTTCGCCGGGCCTCGAGGGGGGATCACTACGTCATGATGGAGGAGAAGCAGCTAGAGCGCTATCCCTTCTTCCGCAAAATCGGCGCCTTCTCCATTAACCGAACGAGCCCCCGCTCCATCCGCGACTCTCTCCGGTATGCGGAAACCCGGATTAGGCACGGGGGAAGCATCTGGCTCTTCCCGCAGGGAGAGATCCGGCACCTCGAGGAGAGGCCGCTTGCGTTCCAGGGAGGGATCGGCAGCCTGCTCGAAAGGGTGCCGGAGGCGGCGGCCGTCCCGGTTACCCTGTACTATTCGCTCGCCGGCCATCAGAAGGCGGACGCTTCCCTCCTCTTCGGAACGCCCGTGAAGGAGGATTGGCGCCGGCTCGGCAGAAGGGCGGCAGCGGAGGAGCTGCGCCGCCTGCTCCAAAGCCAGCTCGACGGCCACCGGGAGCTGGCCCTGCGGGCCGTTGCCGCGGAAGACGGGGGCATGCCCTGCGGCTTCCGTCCCCTCATGAAGCCCGGTGTCTCGACCAGCGACGCCTTCGATTCCTTCAAGAAGAGGGTGGGCCTATGA
- a CDS encoding phytoene desaturase family protein, translating into MEVGIIGGGVGGMLTALLLARRGARVTLYEGAGQLGGRLAFQEGNGFRIDRGPTIVLLPEMLAGLLEEAGIDRSRMPLLECDPLYDIHYADGRVFTKWRGTDRQAAEIERLFPGESAGFRRYMEDMAPAFSEGREAVLERPFLRRSEFFTPRILRLLLRLKAYRSVKGLASRYFRSEELQDAFSLQSLYIGGAPFQSPSLYTLLPYAEHAFGVWYWKGGYAALSALLADELEKQGVTVRLTTRIREILREGKRCTGVKLHDGRTAEHEAIVYNGDFPHLPTLLPGFEAPRRKFTPSGGNVLVYLGVNKRWPQAKAHQFFLPKSLTAGLKQSFLERLLPDDPSFYVFNPVAVDSGAAAETDSVLYLLSPVPSTGTVNWEKEKEAYVDRLLTEAERRGFPGLKEAIRWIDVRTPDDAERDGLFQGGSFGIAPTLLQSGAFRPQFVPYPSLANLYAVGASIHPGGGVPIVMQGARLLAHHMTKEMALWKSEPAWQPAKP; encoded by the coding sequence ATGGAAGTAGGGATCATTGGGGGCGGGGTAGGCGGCATGCTGACGGCTCTCCTGCTTGCCCGCCGCGGGGCCCGGGTTACGCTCTATGAAGGAGCCGGTCAGCTTGGCGGCCGGCTGGCGTTCCAGGAAGGAAACGGGTTCCGGATTGACCGCGGTCCTACCATTGTGCTGCTGCCGGAAATGCTTGCCGGGCTTCTGGAGGAAGCCGGGATCGACCGGTCCCGTATGCCGCTGCTCGAGTGCGACCCGCTCTACGATATTCATTATGCGGATGGCCGGGTGTTCACCAAATGGCGGGGAACGGACCGCCAGGCAGCCGAGATCGAGAGGCTGTTTCCCGGAGAAAGCGCAGGGTTCCGCCGGTATATGGAGGACATGGCCCCGGCTTTCTCCGAGGGAAGGGAGGCGGTGCTGGAGCGTCCCTTCCTCCGCCGGTCCGAATTCTTTACGCCGCGCATCCTGCGCCTTCTTCTCCGGCTGAAGGCGTACCGGAGCGTGAAGGGGCTCGCATCCCGTTATTTCCGCAGCGAAGAGCTGCAGGACGCTTTCTCGCTGCAGTCGCTGTACATAGGAGGGGCGCCTTTCCAATCTCCGTCGCTTTACACGCTCCTGCCTTACGCCGAGCATGCCTTCGGGGTGTGGTATTGGAAAGGAGGCTATGCGGCCCTCTCCGCCCTTCTCGCCGATGAGCTGGAGAAGCAGGGCGTCACGGTGCGCTTAACTACACGAATCCGGGAAATCCTCCGCGAAGGGAAACGCTGCACGGGGGTTAAGCTCCACGACGGCCGGACAGCGGAGCATGAGGCGATCGTTTATAACGGTGATTTTCCTCATCTCCCTACGCTTCTTCCCGGCTTCGAGGCTCCTCGCCGCAAGTTCACCCCTTCCGGCGGGAACGTTCTCGTTTATCTCGGGGTCAACAAGCGTTGGCCGCAGGCCAAGGCCCACCAGTTCTTCCTTCCGAAGTCCCTCACGGCCGGCCTGAAGCAAAGCTTCCTGGAACGCCTTCTGCCCGATGATCCGTCCTTCTATGTATTCAATCCGGTGGCGGTGGACAGCGGGGCGGCTGCCGAAACGGACAGCGTGCTATATCTTCTGTCGCCGGTGCCGTCCACAGGCACCGTGAACTGGGAGAAGGAGAAAGAAGCTTATGTCGACCGCCTGCTGACCGAGGCGGAACGGAGGGGCTTTCCCGGGTTAAAAGAGGCGATCCGCTGGATTGACGTCCGGACGCCGGACGACGCCGAACGGGACGGCCTGTTTCAGGGAGGAAGCTTCGGGATTGCCCCCACGCTGCTCCAATCCGGCGCCTTCCGTCCGCAGTTCGTGCCTTATCCCTCGCTCGCCAATCTGTACGCAGTCGGAGCCTCCATTCATCCGGGGGGAGGAGTTCCCATCGTGATGCAGGGGGCCCGCCTGCTGGCCCACCATATGACAAAGGAGATGGCGTTATGGAAATCGGAACCTGCCTGGCAGCCTGCGAAGCCATGA
- a CDS encoding phytoene desaturase family protein has translation MTEQRAAVVGAGPGGLAAGMLLASQGYEVTVYEKQPFVGGRTSRVQLGDYRFDCGPTFLMMPYLLEELFASAGRSVHDYVKLVELDTLYRLRFGEMDFEPVREPDRMVERIEALFPGNGKGYLRFMKEEEEKFRRVGPLLQRPFARLTDYLTSPVFAALSRLHALDTVHGRLSRYFTDERLKLAFTFQAKYLGMSPWACPGTFTILSYLEHAYGLYHPIGGVNRICEAMAEVIKEYGGRVLTSSPVERVLLEKGRAVGLRLAGGEEVQASHVILNADFGTAMTSLFEPGQLKRYTPRKLEAKKYSCSTYMLYLGVNRRVELPHHTIMFAEDYRANVRDITETLVLSEDASVYVCNPGVTDPTLAPEGKSALYVLMPVPNLSGGIDWEKEKTLVRDAIIRRLEREPELAGLSACIEEERITTPLDWQDDYGVYRGATFNLAHSLDQMMHLRPHNRFQEAANCWLVGGGTHPGSGLPTIIESARISTRLLMEQDARAGVSPFAPKSNVRQVPAKEAVLWK, from the coding sequence ATGACCGAACAGCGCGCAGCTGTCGTCGGTGCGGGGCCCGGAGGCTTGGCGGCAGGGATGCTTCTTGCCTCCCAAGGCTACGAAGTGACCGTCTATGAGAAGCAGCCCTTTGTGGGAGGCCGCACCTCCCGCGTTCAGCTGGGGGACTACCGGTTCGACTGCGGCCCCACTTTTCTGATGATGCCTTACCTGCTGGAGGAACTGTTTGCCTCCGCCGGCCGTTCGGTTCACGATTATGTCAAGCTGGTGGAGCTCGACACCCTGTACCGGCTTCGCTTTGGGGAAATGGATTTCGAGCCGGTTCGGGAGCCGGACCGGATGGTAGAACGGATCGAAGCGCTGTTCCCGGGGAACGGGAAAGGCTATCTCCGCTTCATGAAAGAAGAGGAGGAAAAGTTCAGGCGGGTGGGTCCCCTGCTTCAGCGGCCTTTTGCCCGGCTGACGGATTATTTGACCTCTCCCGTGTTTGCCGCACTTTCCCGTCTGCACGCCCTGGATACGGTGCATGGAAGGCTGTCGCGCTATTTTACGGACGAGAGGCTGAAGCTGGCCTTCACCTTCCAGGCCAAATATTTGGGGATGTCCCCTTGGGCCTGCCCGGGAACGTTTACCATCCTCTCCTATCTAGAGCACGCCTACGGTCTTTATCATCCGATCGGGGGGGTTAACCGGATCTGCGAGGCGATGGCCGAAGTCATTAAGGAATATGGGGGCCGTGTCCTGACTTCGTCACCCGTCGAACGGGTGCTGCTGGAGAAGGGCAGAGCCGTCGGCCTGCGGCTTGCCGGGGGAGAAGAGGTTCAGGCTTCCCACGTGATCCTGAATGCCGATTTCGGTACGGCCATGACGTCGCTTTTTGAGCCCGGGCAACTGAAACGATACACCCCCCGGAAGCTTGAGGCCAAAAAATACTCCTGCTCCACCTACATGCTCTACCTGGGCGTAAACCGGCGAGTCGAGCTTCCCCATCACACCATTATGTTCGCGGAGGACTACCGGGCTAACGTCCGGGACATTACGGAAACGCTGGTCCTCTCGGAGGACGCCTCCGTGTACGTCTGCAACCCGGGGGTTACCGATCCGACGCTGGCACCGGAAGGCAAGTCCGCTCTTTACGTGCTCATGCCCGTTCCGAATCTGTCCGGAGGCATCGATTGGGAGAAGGAGAAGACGCTTGTGAGGGACGCCATCATCCGCCGCCTGGAAAGGGAGCCGGAGCTCGCCGGCTTGTCCGCCTGTATCGAGGAGGAGAGGATCACGACCCCGCTCGATTGGCAGGACGATTACGGGGTCTACCGGGGCGCCACCTTCAATCTGGCGCATTCGCTAGACCAGATGATGCACCTTCGTCCGCACAACCGGTTTCAGGAGGCGGCCAACTGCTGGCTGGTCGGCGGGGGAACCCACCCGGGAAGCGGGCTGCCGACGATTATCGAATCGGCTCGGATCAGCACCCGGCTGCTTATGGAGCAGGATGCCCGAGCGGGAGTCTCCCCGTTCGCTCCGAAGAGCAACGTCCGTCAGGTCCCGGCGAAGGAGGCTGTGTTATGGAAGTAG
- a CDS encoding carotenoid biosynthesis protein — MAAVSRAPGPAAGRPESGGQRGGGEPAGKASFPPGFTKAGLAARVIRPVFWFWYAAGLLLMLFYKVPEALGFSNGLFLLFFASYAVFLETRTGRGIPGIVFRTTLVAAVTFGVEAMGVATGFPFGSYAYTDVLGIAAGGVPLAIACAWIGVMVTMLLLAEDGPRWVRALQVGGGLLLFDLVLDPVAYARGFWVWEGTGVYAGIPWTNFASWFLIAALLSFVYPRRTVPAPVRREAGLLYGLMLVMFALLGIKEGMLLPAGFAAVGLLLVYGRVQRKEGSAR, encoded by the coding sequence GTGGCAGCCGTGTCCAGGGCCCCTGGCCCTGCGGCCGGAAGGCCGGAGTCTGGCGGGCAGCGGGGCGGTGGGGAACCGGCCGGCAAAGCGTCCTTTCCCCCGGGCTTTACGAAAGCGGGGCTTGCGGCAAGGGTGATCCGGCCGGTTTTCTGGTTCTGGTATGCGGCCGGGCTGCTCCTGATGCTTTTCTACAAGGTGCCGGAGGCGCTTGGCTTCTCGAACGGGCTGTTCCTGCTGTTCTTTGCCTCCTATGCGGTCTTTCTGGAAACGAGAACGGGGAGAGGGATCCCGGGGATCGTCTTCCGCACAACGCTCGTGGCCGCGGTTACCTTCGGCGTGGAAGCCATGGGGGTGGCGACCGGGTTCCCGTTCGGATCGTATGCCTACACGGATGTTCTCGGCATAGCCGCGGGGGGTGTCCCGCTCGCCATAGCCTGCGCCTGGATCGGCGTGATGGTGACGATGCTGCTGCTCGCCGAAGACGGGCCGCGCTGGGTTCGCGCCCTGCAGGTGGGGGGAGGTCTGCTTCTCTTTGATCTGGTGCTCGATCCGGTCGCCTACGCCAGAGGCTTCTGGGTATGGGAAGGGACGGGTGTATATGCGGGCATTCCCTGGACGAATTTTGCCTCGTGGTTCCTGATTGCGGCCCTGCTCTCCTTCGTCTATCCGCGGAGGACCGTACCGGCTCCTGTCCGCCGGGAGGCAGGCCTGCTATATGGCCTGATGCTCGTTATGTTCGCCCTTCTCGGGATAAAGGAAGGGATGCTGCTTCCGGCGGGATTCGCCGCCGTGGGCCTGCTGCTGGTGTATGGGAGGGTCCAGAGGAAGGAGGGGAGCGCCCGATGA